In Primulina huaijiensis isolate GDHJ02 chromosome 4, ASM1229523v2, whole genome shotgun sequence, the DNA window ATTTAGTAAATCTAGttcataatatttgtttttataaaattgtGGTTTTTTCATGTAATTGGATGCTTGAATATTTCCACGTGCATGTTGGTATTTTTCACTGGTAGTTTACTTGTGATATTTCCAGTCATAAGTTGTGCCCCTGTTTCCATACCCCCATGTTTCCATGAAACACGTGAATGcattcttgaaattttatttactgTCTTAAATAGAAGTGCAAATGAGCAGAGTCGAGCTCGAGTACCATatactcgagctcgactcgattTAAAATTTGTCTACTCGAGCTCGATCAAGTAATCCATTTGAAGCTTGAGCTCTACTCGTGTATACGTGGAGTTACTCGAGCTCGAACTAGAATTTGGATATGGATCGACAAAAATTcccttattttttatatttctaaaatatatatttagtactcacaaataattgaaaatcgaACTCGACTAGAAAAATACTCGAGCTATTCGAACTCGGTCAAACTGAGCTCGAATCAGGTTTTGATCGAGTTGCTCACGAGCTACCATGAGTAACTTGACTCACTTACAAACCCTAGTCTTAAGATTGTGAAGTAATCACTAATTTGTGTCCCCAGCTAGATTATGATAGTTCTATATATCTATGAATGTTTGGTTCCAACCATCCTTTTCAAATTTCATTAGTAGAGATGAGAAAATCTGAATGAGCTCCATGACTAGGTCTAGGCGCAGCTTGGAAGGTTGCCAACATCTCTAAAGGATCAACCATTGTCATTTTTGGTCTGGGAACTGTAGGACTCTCTGTGAGTGAGAACTTTTCATCAGCACATATTACACCATCATTGATATCTTTTAGCAAAAATAAAGGTCTGGATTTGTATCGAGATTGGGAAGTTTTACTGTATCAATGATAGGTTGCTCAAGGTGCTAAGCTAAGGGGAGCATCTCACATAATTGGTGTCGACATAAATCCTGAGAAGAGCGAAAAAGGtactgaatggttgagccattgaTGTCTAAGGAAGTGCATGATTTAATGCCATTGAATATGTTTTAAGATGTTGATTTAACTTTCTTGACACTACAGCTAAGGCTTTTGGAGTGACTGACTTTTTAAATCCAAATGACTACGATCAACCAATTCAGCAGGTTTGTTCTCATCTTTTGATTTACCAGCACCTGGCCTAAGTTCTCAAAGTCTATGCAAATATTATACGAATTAGAAAAATGGTACCATAAAATAATTCCAATAGATGCATTTGGTGTAGCGAGaaacatgtttttttaaaagcattacCACGTTGTTGGTGTGCTAGAGTTCCAGTGCATAAATGCTATCCTTTTATCAAAAAGTAGCTTGCTTCCGAATGTCGCCACACCATTAGCAAAAAGCTTAATGGTAAAATATCCAACTTTTAAGTTTAGATATCATCAAACAAAACTTCATTCAAGTCCTTGGCCAAGATCCTTGTTTGGTAGGTTGAGTTTTGAGGAATAACCTGAAAGTAAACTGATGATACTCCAGCAAAAAAGCCAAAATCCACCAATACATCGAGAATGAAAGTAAATTGGTTTAATAAAATGATCACAATTTATGTTCACAAATTTATAAAAGTGAACTCGATTTCAGGTTATACACCAGATGACTGACGGTGGGGCAGACTACGCATTTGAGTGTGTAGGAGATACTGGATTGATTACCACTGCTTTGCAGTCTTGCTGCAGCGTAAATTCTGTATCATCTGACATCAAAACTTCTgataatagaaaatatttttaatcaacCTTACATTTATTAGGGATGGGGTTTGACTGTGACCCTTGGTGTGCCCAAAGAGAATCCAGAGATCGCGGCTCACTGTGGACTGTTTCTCAGCGGAAGAACCCTAACGGGGTCTCTTTTCGGTGGATGGAAACCGAAATCTGAACTTCCTTCACTGGTTGACAAGTACCTGCAGAAGGTAAGCAAAAACTTGATTGTCtcatcatattttaatttgtacCAAGTTAATTACAGTTAACACGACTCCTGGTTTCTACACAATGTATTGGAAGggtatatgattttaaattacaCCCTGACTTAACAATTGTGTAAGCATAACCTAAATTTGTTACTGATCTACATATTATTATGCTGTCTATTGTCCCATGCAGTATTagtacttttaattttaagcAATATGTGAGGCAAGTGTTCATTCCACTAAAAGGTTATCTCAAGATACCGAACAATCTTTTCTGTCGGTGTCATTGTGAAAAATGGCTAGCATAAGAATATAAAATATGTTTCCAAATTGTTGTATTTGATATCATCATCTTTCTACTCTTCCTTGGAGGAGGTTAGCCAGTACATACACAAAGAGAAAATGGCAGAAAAGTTTAGACGCTGTTATAAGATCTTAGGAAGGATTTTTCCTTGAACTAACAAGTGGAAAATTACTGATTTTTTGGTGATATCATATATATGTACCGATGTACGTATGCATGTGTGTATATATGGTTTGCGATACTGTGGTGTTACCTGTTTTATTTCCTTTCTCCTGCCTTTCAAAATTGTTACTGGTGTTATAGCTACATATCTCGACTTAGGAATGCAATATATATGTGTTTTGCAACTGAGATATGCAGATGTGAATAATTTTGAGATTGTATTTTGTAACTTCAGGAAATCAAGATTGATGAGTACATCACACACAACCTGATGTTTGAAGATATTAACAAAGCATTTGACTTGATGAGACAAGGGCAATGCTTGCGCTGTGTCATGCACATGCCTAAGTAGGGGAgatcaatttttcttttgtgtCCACAATCAATGAAACAGATGCAAATTCCACAGTAATTATGTTGTAGGCTACTGGAGTTTGCTCTAGTTAAGAACATTTTTGTGAGGTTGTGCCAAGATTTTAGTTTTTGCACTCATCAAGGAAATACAGTTTTGGCTCGCTATTCAAATCACAGTTTTTAATGATATGAGGGAAATGCACATATCCTGTCAAAAAGTATGTACTTCGTGTATCATTGTTGATCTCATTTTGAAAACGAATGTATGACAAGTACATTTCATTTAACTGTCTCATTTTCCGAATTAATGCATGCTCAAAAAAATGATGCAGTATGTAGCAATTTAGACACATCTTGGTGTAGCTATCCTATTAGACATTGAACTCCAAGAAGCAGTGATACTCATGCACACTTCAAAGTCTAGACCATAGGCTGTTGATCTCAGCTAGCTCTCAAATTTTATTCATGTAGCCTTGAATGATAACTTATTTGCTTGTAATAAGTAGAGACTTGTACATACCATTTTATTGAAGTTGAGTCATGCATGATGCATTATGTATTGTTAATTACAAATTTATTGAGTGCCCATTATTATATTGATGATGGAATAAAATGTTATCGAGTTTCCAGATTCATCTTCCTTGGttgttaattatatattatgattatCTTGATCAGTACACATGACTTCCCTTAACCCTTCCTATGTTTATATTTCTATcacatattttgtaaaataattcattgttttGCTTGcctttctaatttttaaattaccattttactgatcatgtaaaaaattaaaatatatagtatcttatttcttgatatatattctttcatgctttaaattaatactcattttaatttaaatacatgcAACTTATGTGCAACAATACTAATGACTAGGGATGTTCATCCATCGGTTCGGTTTTgggttttttatttcggttttagaaatatataatccgatatccgaaccattttctttcggttcgattcagttttctaccaaaacggttcgattatttcggtcggttaattcggttttggtataattatttaaattaataatataaatatattgtaaaatataatatgttaactttttacatgatttctttgtaaaatatttaaatataaggtctaaattaattaattaaacaaacaaaaatcaacctaaaattattcaaaatagtttttcattcactaaatatcatatcaaaatatataatataaataaaaatataaacaaaattattaatataatgaaatatcggttttgacatatataatccgaaaccgaaccaaataaacttcggNATTCAGTTTTCTACCAagacggttcggttatttcggtcggttaattcgattttggtataattatttaaattaataatataaatatattgtaaaatataatatgttaactttttacatgatttctttgtaaaatatttaaatataaggtctaaattaattaattaaacaaacaaaaatcaacctaaaattattcaaaatagtttttcattcactaaatatcatatcaaaacttataatataaataaaaatataaacaaaattattaattttaattaaatatcgGTTTTGACATgtataatccgaaaccgaactaaataaacttcggttttaacatttatatccgaattacaaaattcggcttTCGGTTCGATGTTCAgttttttcgatttggattttcgattttttcgattttatccaAAGTTTGAATACCCCTACTAATGACAAAAAAGATTGGATTATTAATTTTCACCACTAACATTAAAACTTGCTAGTGTGTTTCAGGTTAACAAACACACAGACCACAATGTGTGTTTGACTCTGAGGAACACGGTATTGATGAGTTCCCAAATTCCATTGCGACCTTCCTAGCAAGGTTTGACGTAGCAGTTCACTATATTAGGTGTCAAGAAAGGTGACCAACTTTTCCTAACCCACCAAAATTAGAAACATAAGTTAACCATACTCAATACCACTTGTCTCCATTCAACCAATATTTATTGCATTAAACAATTGGTAGAAGTAAGAGATTCATAAGCAGATGCTAGTATCACCATTTCAAAACCAGGAAATATTGATATTAGTGGTGCATACATACATGTGAATGGCAGACCAACAAAGAATTCATCCGGTCGCGGTACTACCTACACGTCCTCCTCAAGGTACGTTCCCATCGGTAAAGGTGGATCATCCATCAGGACATAATGCTCCAGTAGTGAAGAGGAAAAATTGTTGGTATAAATGCTTTTGTTGGATAATCACCACCTTCATCCTCCTACTCATCATAGTTGCAGCTGCTTTAGCAGTTCTTTACCTTGTGTTCCAACCCAAGCTTCCCAAATACTCTGTTGACAATCTCAGGATAACAGATTTGACACTTAATTTTGACTTGACGCTTTATGCGAGGTTCGATGTCAGCATCATAGCCAAAAATCCCAACAAAAAGATTGGAATATACTATGAGAAAGGTAGTCGTCTTAGTGTTTGGTATAAAGAAACTAACCTGTGCCAGGGATCAATCCCCAGATTCTACCAGGGTCACCAGAATACAACAGTGCTAGAAGTGGGGCTAACAGGCCAAAATCAATATGGAACAACTCTGCTTCAGGCGTTGCAAGAGCAGCAACAGACTGGAAGGATTCCTTTGGATCTTAAGATAGATGTGCCAGTCAGAATTAAATTAGGGAAGCTTAAGCTGATGAAAGTAAGGACATTAGGCAGCTGCAAGTTGATTGTAGATAGCCTGTCCACCAACAAGTTTATCAGCATCAAAGCCAGTAACTGTAATTTTGGACTCAAACTTTGACCACTACTTTTTTCTAATGGCTTTTTTTCCAACAATTCTCCTATCTTATTCTTTCTTTTGATATCTAAGGGTATATAattctttaagcattttataGTAGTATTGTGATCTAATGGTGT includes these proteins:
- the LOC140975439 gene encoding alcohol dehydrogenase-like 6 — its product is MMNSTTSTAGGVAGGVISCKAAVAWAAGEPLVIEEVQLSPPGPLEIRIKVVSTSLCRSDLTAWISEAQPQLFPRIFGHEASGVVESVGHEVTEFEDGDHVLTLFTGECMSCRHCTSGKSNICQVLGLERQGLMHSDKKTRFSVKGKPIYHYCAVSSFSEYTVVHSGCAVKISSIAPLEKICLLSCGVAAGLGAAWKVANISKGSTIVIFGLGTVGLSVAQGAKLRGASHIIGVDINPEKSEKAKAFGVTDFLNPNDYDQPIQQVIHQMTDGGADYAFECVGDTGLITTALQSCCSGWGLTVTLGVPKENPEIAAHCGLFLSGRTLTGSLFGGWKPKSELPSLVDKYLQKEIKIDEYITHNLMFEDINKAFDLMRQGQCLRCVMHMPK
- the LOC140975440 gene encoding NDR1/HIN1-like protein 6, whose protein sequence is MADQQRIHPVAVLPTRPPQGTFPSVKVDHPSGHNAPVVKRKNCWYKCFCWIITTFILLLIIVAAALAVLYLVFQPKLPKYSVDNLRITDLTLNFDLTLYARFDVSIIAKNPNKKIGIYYEKGSRLSVWYKETNLCQGSIPRFYQGHQNTTVLEVGLTGQNQYGTTLLQALQEQQQTGRIPLDLKIDVPVRIKLGKLKLMKVRTLGSCKLIVDSLSTNKFISIKASNCNFGLKL